A stretch of Coccidioides posadasii str. Silveira chromosome 2, complete sequence DNA encodes these proteins:
- the SPC98 gene encoding Microtubule-nucleating Tub4p (gamma-tubulin) complex component (BUSCO:56395at4751~EggNog:ENOG410PIAW~COG:Z~BUSCO:1660at33183), with protein MPPTSSSSNHRGRRIDDALSQLVDSLLPSLSPVRRHRNGSDNASDAYLNEYARAEIAEAEELRHRRALDLAWRILDAHGTNNSGGGNHVNGSGEQRRGSVSPDVINNAPDMIKRKLLRENASPDKAVRFSNLYSRLLTQPVLGQKWAILYLLYRIRDEDEDDAVGMRDGEGVVTGGNKRMADGRRSPLMENNQLDHMLLKDEPAGRKNIPESIAPDSSVSVVGREQRRAAMVKDAMDATRPKESERKRAAEDENKERMQARRYAEEPIPVPQTPKQPPQADGNDEGAPPAEPALLRDLPFCLQGLSTTNLQFSNTTLKLPTTLPIPLLSLLHTLAEPCLLYRGLSTFAGKSEGGLIEQSLRAAIGSELRSYLGLVASLEGEIRTAVTAVTESTDDPQSVMKAGVTLKRCVVWMKDATMALRLMSLMVEELEGKKGGQLISMIHGFSTSHGDPFVGAFAERLLAHVTRPFYGMLTQWIYDGELSDPYREFFVVQPENRPDVDPRRTATSVWDEKYKLNGVMVPTIMTHDFAKKVFLIGKSLNFIRYGCGDSAWVIAYSRDASKELRYGDTATLETSIDKAYKTTMARLIYLMDSKFRLFEHLNALKKYLLLGQGDFIALLMESLASNLDRPANSQYRHTLTAQLEHAIRASNAQYDSPDVLRRLDARMLELSHGEIGWDCFTLEYKIDAPVDVVITPWASTQYLKLFNFLWRVKRVEFALGSTWRRCMTGARGVLGSVEDKVGPDWKRARCVIAEMIHFICQLQYYILFEVIEASWDQLQVAISKPECTLDDLIEAHTKYLNSITHKGLLGSSSSRGSSSSNRGEESFLAQLHQILKIMLAYKDAVDGLYSFSVAEFTRRQEFNAKIETRTAQGQWGVTERDFHSNQHSRSGSILRRPGTGSGSQTVESPLDNGGILRSSTDGTPLADTVSPFFSSGLTGEDYLLPSLRSRLSDLSAEFRARLITLLSDLAYQPDVDMRFLGVVMNFNDVYQVVRRRRGGGGGSGKDRERRRAGAESVERRDEKEKEKEKGKEGATA; from the coding sequence ATGCCTCCCACTTCGTCATCCTCAAACCACCGCGGTCGGCGCATAGATGATGCCTTATCCCAACTCGTCGACTCCCTCCTCCCGTCCCTATCACCCGTGCGTCGTCACCGCAATGGTAGCGACAACGCGTCAGATGCCTATTTAAATGAATATGCGCGCGCAGAGATTGCCGAGGCAGAAGAATTGCGGCATCGCCGCGCATTGGACCTTGCCTGGAGGATCTTGGACGCTCATGGGACCAACAATAGTGGTGGTGGAAATCATGTTAATGGTAGCGGAGAGCAGCGGCGAGGATCAGTGTCTCCTGATGTGATCAATAACGCGCCAGATATGATTAAGCGAAAGCTATTAAGGGAGAATGCGTCGCCGGATAAAGCCGTGAGGTTTTCGAATCTGTATTCGAGATTGTTAACACAGCCGGTCCTGGGACAGAAATGGGCAATTCTGTATTTGCTTTATCGGATTAGGGACGAAGATGAAGACGATGCTGTTGGAATGCGGGATGGAGAGGGCGTTGTGACTGGAGGAAATAAAAGAATGGCGGATGGCCGCCGGAGTCCATTGATGGAGAATAATCAGCTGGATCATATGCTGCTAAAAGATGAGCCAGCCGGACGGAAAAACATTCCAGAAAGTATAGCTCCTGATTCATCTGTTTCCGTTGTCGGTAGGGAGCAGCGTCGTGCGGCAATGGTGAAGGATGCGATGGATGCGACTAGACCGAAGGAAAGCGAAAGAAAGAGAGCCGCGGAAGACGAGAATAAAGAACGCATGCAGGCCCGCAGATATGCTGAGGAGCCTATACCCGTTCCTCAAACACCAAAACAACCTCCGCAAGCGGATGGTAATGATGAAGGAGCTCCGCCAGCGGAGCCCGCCCTTTTACGTGACCTACCGTTCTGTCTTCAGGGCTTGTCAACGACGAATCTTCAATTTTCAAATACAACACTGAAGCTACCGACTACTCTTCCTATTCCACTCCTTTCGTTGTTGCACACTTTAGCGGAGCCATGCCTCCTATATCGAGGCCTGTCCACTTTTGCCGGCAAATCTGAAGGCGGCCTCATAGAACAAAGTCTACGGGCCGCCATAGGAAGTGAGCTTCGCTCTTACTTGGGTCTAGTAGCAAGCTTGGAGGGTGAGATTAGAACAGCCGTGACAGCAGTCACAGAATCGACTGATGACCCGCAGTCCGTGATGAAAGCGGGCGTCACTCTGAAACGCTGCGTCGTTTGGATGAAAGATGCTACGATGGCGTTACGATTGATGAGCCTTATGGTCGAAGAACTTGAAGGTAAAAAAGGTGGTCAACTGATATCAATGATTCACGGTTTTTCAACTTCGCACGGCGACCCCTTTGTTGGAGCATTTGCCGAACGCCTTTTAGCACATGTCACCCGGCCTTTCTATGGTATGTTGACACAGTGGATATACGATGGAGAACTGTCGGATCCTTACCGCGAGTTTTTTGTTGTGCAACCGGAGAACCGTCCAGATGTCGATCCGCGCCGGACGGCAACGAGCGTCTGGGACGAGAAGTATAAGCTTAACGGTGTGATGGTCCCTACAATTATGACGCATGATTTTGCTAAAAAGGTATTCCTGATTGGAAAATCCCTCAACTTCATCCGTTATGGCTGTGGTGATTCTGCCTGGGTTATTGCATATTCTCGAGATGCATCGAAGGAGTTGCGATACGGAGATACGGCGACGCTTGAGACGTCAATCGACAAAGCGTATAAAACTACAATGGCTCGTCTCATATATCTCATGGACTCAAAATTTAGATTATTCGAACACCTGAACGCActaaagaaatatcttttaCTGGGACAAGGAGATTTCATCGCTCTGCTCATGGAGTCACTTGCTTCGAATCTTGACCGCCCAGCTAACTCGCAATACCGGCACACTTTGACCGCTCAGCTGGAACATGCTATTCGGGCGTCAAATGCTCAATATGACTCGCCAGACGTCCTTCGCCGCCTTGACGCACGTATGCTGGAACTTAGTCATGGTGAAATTGGCTGGGATTGTTTCACCCTTGAATATAAAATTGACGCACCCGTTGATGTGGTCATAACGCCGTGGGCGTCCACACAATACCTGAAGCTCTTTAACTTTCTTTGGAGAGTCAAGCGCGTAGAATTTGCGCTTGGAAGCACGTGGCGCAGATGTATGACAGGCGCAAGAGGAGTTTTAGGGAGTGTGGAAGATAAAGTTGGCCCTGACTGGAAACGAGCTCGCTGTGTTATCGCCGAGATGATACACTTTATATGCCAGCTTCAATACTACATACTCTTCGAAGTAATCGAAGCCAGTTGGGATCAATTGCAAGTCGCAATATCGAAGCCGGAATGTACGTTAGACGATCTCATCGAAGCACATACCAAATATCTCAACTCTATTACCCACAAGGGCCTCCTCGGCTCATCATCCTCCCGCGGCAGTTCTTCGAGTAATCGAGGCGAAGAATCGTTTTTAGCTCAACTTCATCAAATTCTCAAAATCATGCTTGCATATAAAGACGCCGTGGACGGATTATACTCCTTCTCTGTCGCAGAGTTCACGCGGCGGCAAGAATTTAACGCAAAAATTGAAACCCGGACCGCCCAAGGCCAATGGGGCGTAACAGAAAGAGACTTCCATTCGAACCAACATAGTCGGTCTGGATCTATCCTTCGGCGACCCGGAACGGGTTCTGGATCGCAAACTGTCGAGTCACCCCTCGATAACGGTGGCATACTCCGTTCCTCGACGGACGGCACACCTCTAGCGGACACGGTATCTCCCTTTTTCAGCTCTGGCCTGACAGGAGAAGATTATTTGCTGCCCTCTTTGCGCTCACGACTGAGCGACTTATCAGCGGAATTTAGGGCGAGACTAATTACGCTCCTGAGCGATTTGGCGTATCAGCCTGATGTGGATATGAGGTTCTTGGGTGTGGTTATGAATTTCAACGATGTGTACCAGGTTGTTCGAAGGCGAAGGGGTGGTGGGGGAGGGTCAGGGAAAGACAGGGAGAGGAGAAGGGCTGGCGCGGAGTCAGTGGAGAGGAGGGacgagaaggagaaggagaaggagaaggggAAAGAAGGGGCGACGGCTTGA
- a CDS encoding uncharacterized protein (EggNog:ENOG410PIX1~COG:S~BUSCO:15140at33183) yields the protein MADGLNEARALRITELMNDFRTLLLHISQLKTDAPQGEEHEEGYAIMRQCFHEVQGLISAQFNVEAIQNSNGDGEWQKVQLQRIILDASARRFQAHKIYLRMAAARRWTMSRMKILQGQKPNHSHLNALRAIDQTLRNELSSFTDPYIRNDLMSADVRAGHWLSEDPDLSIILHWFRTHS from the exons ATGGCTGACGGAT TGAACGAAGCAAGGGCGCTTAGAATCACGGAATTGATGAACGACTTCAGAACGCTCTTACTTCATATATCCCAGCTGAAAACAGATGCCCCACAAGGCGAGGAGCATGAAGAGGGTTATGCAATAATGAGACAATGCTTCCACGAGGTCCAGGGATTGATCTCCGCCCAATTTAATGTCGAGGCCATACAGAACTCAAATGGAGACGGGGAATGGCAAAAAGTGCAGCTTCAAAG GATAATCCTTGATGCATCCGCGCGACGCTTTCAAGCTCACAAGATTTACCTGCGAATGGCTGCTGCCAGGAGATGGACTATGAGCCGAATGAAAATCCTTCAGGGCCAGAAACCAAACCATTCGCATCTGAACGCTTTGAGAGCCATCGATCAGACATTGCGCAAC GAGCTTTCGTCGTTTACAGACCCTTATATCCGGAATGATCTCATGTCCGCTGATGTCCGTGCTGGTCACTGGCTCAGCGAAGACCCTGACCTAAGCATTATCCTTCATTGGTTTCGTACTCACTCGTAA
- the SCL1 gene encoding Proteasome subunit YC7alpha/Y8 (protease yscE subunit 7) (EggNog:ENOG410PH7X~COG:O~MEROPS:MER0000557~BUSCO:12053at33183) — protein sequence MSGSAGYDRHITIFSDQGRLYQVEYAFKAITAANITSLGVRGKNCAVVLSQKKVPDKLIDPSSVSHVFKISPNVGCVVTGSIADGRASVDRARGEAAEFKYKFGYEMPCDVLAKRIANISQVYTQRAYMRPLGVATTLISVDSEYGPQLFKCDPAGYYVGYRATASGPKQQEILNHLEKKLKNKEYADGTWEDVVELAITALSTVLSVDFKKGEIEIGIVGGPRADGKEGTQSEFRTLTEDEIDERLQAISEKD from the exons ATGTCGG GCAGCGCGGGTTACGACAGGCATATCACAATTTTCTCGGACCAAGGGAGACTGTATCAAGTCG AGTATGCTTTCAAAGCAATCACAGCGGCCAACATTACATCCCTTGGAGTAAGAGGAAAGAACTGCGCTGTAGTTTTGTCGCAGAAGAAAGTTCCA GACAAGCTGATAGATCCATCCTCCGTATCACATGTCTTCAAAATATCACCAAACGTTGGTTGCGTTGTTACCGGTTCTATAGCCGATGGAAGAGCGTCAGTTGATCGTGCCCGGGGTGAGGCCGCTGAGTTCAAATATAAGTTTGGGTATGAAATGCCGTGCGACGTCCTAGCAAAGCGTATAGCCAATATCAGCCAGGTCTACACGCAAAGA GCCTACATGAGACCCTTGGGCGTTGCGACGACCTTGATATCGGTTGATTCGGAATATGGACCTCAACTATTCAAATGTGACCCAGCTGGGTACTACGTCGGATATCGCGCAACTGCATCCGGACCAAAACAACAAGAGATTCTTAACCACTTGgagaagaagttgaagaacAAGGAATATGCAGACGGGACATGGGAAGATGTTGTAGAGCTTGCCATCACAGCGCTCAGCACCGTGCTCAGTGTTGACTTCAAAAAGGGCGAGATTGAAATTGGAATTGTGGGAGGCCCGCGCGCCGATGGCAAAGAAGGGACGCAGTCAGAGTTCCGCACGCTGACTGAAGACGAGATCGACGAGAGGCTACAAGCAATCAGCGAGAAGGATTGA
- a CDS encoding uncharacterized protein (EggNog:ENOG410PTB2~COG:S), with translation MASPAPVPHVPAWKRLGLKLRFATELPTQPDADDGNLSSTIDNNETGLENHIRKRKLTPELGGDISSKKQKREDKLSENETPNLGFSDKKDQRKHKKSASGAEEASEVQRQKPSESKGSARKSVSFAEGTKKADGSPELEPESVSEQAPLTSDQKRAEKRQKREQRSKNHSAQNSNPKTPSAPSDRILDYLTTYYSSRSEWKFQKNRETVILKNALSVDRIPGSYNPALSTYLTSLKSAAAKGRVAQSALEAIEADEKINEEHNTEYTQAITLLRAQLAELGQNIPEAEADAQQGSLNDDQLKRFARRKRAELVYFAVSGQIAKETKPSVSKEETKPSVKRKRKTRTAMVEENYTSSSSDSDNDSESSSESENDGSDSSSSDTNQKGLQKSEIQSSWPPSVSSSSSSELSSDSDTTSSGSDSDSDSDVTSNSNSDSD, from the exons ATGGCCTCACCAGCTCCCGTTCCGCACGTTCCCGCATGGAAAAGGCTGGGATTGAAGCTAAGATTTGCAACAGAACTACCTACTCAACCTGATGCCGATGACGGAAACCTTTCTAGTACGATTGACAATAACGAAACCGGGCTGGAGAATCATATAAGGAAGAGGAAGTTGACTCCGGAACTGGGAGGGGATATCAGTTCAAAGAAGCAGAAACGCGAAGACAAATTAAGCGAAAATGAAACCCCGAATTTAGGATTTTCTGACAAAAAAGACCAAAGGAAACACAAGAAGTCTGCATCAGGCGCAGAAGAGGCCTCTGAAGTTCAGAGACAGAAACCGTCGGAGTCAAAAGGCTCGGCAAGGAAGTCGGTGTCATTCGCAGAAGGGACAAAGAAAGCAGATGGCTCCCCAGAGCTGGAGCCCGAATCCGTGTCCGAGCAAGCCCCGCTCACATCAGACCAGAAAAGGGCAGAAAAACGGCAGAAAAGAGAGCAACGTTCAAAGAATCACTCGGCTCAGAATTCCAATCCTAAAACCCCGTCCGCACCATCAGACCGAATCTTAGACTACCTTACTACCTACTATAGCTCACGATCAGAGTGGAAGTTCCAGAAAAACCGAGAAACCGTCATTCTTAAAAATGCTTTGTCCGTGGATCGAATACCAGGCAGCTATAACCCGGCTTTAAGTACATATCTCACCAGTTTAAAAAGCGCTGCAGCAAAAGGTCGGGTCGCACAATCGGCCCTGGAGGCAATCGAGGCGGATGAGAAAATCAATGAGGAACATAATACAGAGTATACGCAGGCCATTACATTACTCAGAGCACAATTGGCTGAATTGGGCCAAAATATCCCCGAAGCCGAAGCCGATGCCCAGCAAGGTTCTTTAAATGATGACCAGCTCAAGAGATTTGCGAGGAGAAAACGAGCAGAACTGGTCTATTTTGCAGTATCTGGTCAGATTGCCAAAGAAACAAAGCCGTCTGTATCGAAGGAAGAGACGAAGCCGAGCGTAAAACGCAAACGAAAGACAAGAACTGCAATGGTGGAAGAAAACTACACAAGCAGCAGTAGTGACAGCGACAACGACAGCGAAAGCAGTAGCGAAAGTGAAAACGATGGAAGCGATTCCTCGAGCTCTGATACCAACCAGAAAGGGCTGCAGAAAAGCGAAATTCAATCCAGCTGGCCTCCAAGTGTGTCCAGTTCATCTTCATCTGAGCTGAGTTCGGATTCCGATACTACTTCTTCAG GTTCGGATTCGGATTCGGATTCTGATGTCACTTCAAATTCAAACTCAG ATTCTGATTGA